The Vicinamibacterales bacterium genome contains a region encoding:
- a CDS encoding sigma 54-interacting transcriptional regulator: MLAGLENDARAVERICCHLRAALGAEGVAVWREQPRLVVATSGLTPHPGGRGVEATPVLYGDDPVAQLAWCGSADVSPHRGLVLAAADIVAPLVASMDTVPVEPPGEPPFGIVGVSDAITRLRARIPKAAAALVPVLVEGESGVGKELVARALHAASPRRHGPFVAVNCAALADELVDAELFGHARGAFTGAALDRRGLVEEAHTGTLFLDEVAELTPRAQAKLLRVLQEGEVRRLGETAARRVDVRIVAATNRPLRDEVAAGRFRLDLRFRLDVVRLVVPPLRDRRDDIAVLTDHFWRLTMLRMRRSARLARTLVAALTAYDWPGNARELQNAVAAMAAAGPPRGLIAREDVDGVWCEGPAHAPSTLHAARRTFEQAFVAGAFARCAHHPGTVARELGLTRQGLAKLTRRLGLAADGRPLAAAVRRGPSMT, encoded by the coding sequence GTGCTGGCTGGACTCGAGAACGATGCCCGCGCCGTCGAGCGCATCTGCTGCCACCTGCGCGCGGCGCTCGGCGCGGAGGGCGTCGCGGTGTGGCGGGAGCAGCCGCGGCTGGTCGTCGCGACGTCCGGGCTCACGCCGCACCCGGGCGGCCGCGGGGTGGAGGCCACGCCCGTGCTCTACGGCGACGACCCGGTGGCGCAGCTGGCGTGGTGCGGCTCGGCCGACGTGTCGCCGCACCGCGGCCTGGTGCTGGCCGCAGCCGACATCGTCGCGCCGCTGGTCGCCTCGATGGATACCGTGCCGGTCGAGCCCCCGGGCGAGCCGCCGTTCGGCATCGTCGGCGTGAGCGACGCCATCACCCGGCTTCGCGCGCGCATCCCGAAGGCCGCCGCGGCGCTCGTCCCCGTCCTCGTGGAAGGCGAGAGCGGCGTCGGCAAGGAACTGGTGGCGCGTGCCCTCCACGCGGCCAGTCCCCGGCGCCACGGGCCGTTCGTGGCCGTCAACTGCGCGGCGCTCGCCGACGAGCTCGTCGACGCCGAGCTCTTCGGGCACGCTCGTGGCGCCTTCACCGGCGCGGCGCTGGACCGGCGCGGGCTCGTGGAGGAGGCCCATACGGGCACGCTCTTCCTGGACGAGGTGGCCGAGCTGACGCCGCGCGCGCAGGCCAAGCTGCTGCGCGTGCTGCAGGAAGGCGAGGTGCGGCGCCTCGGGGAGACAGCGGCGCGGCGCGTGGACGTGCGGATCGTCGCGGCGACGAATCGGCCGCTGCGCGACGAGGTCGCGGCCGGCCGCTTCCGGCTCGATCTCCGCTTCCGGCTGGACGTCGTGCGCCTGGTCGTGCCGCCGCTGCGCGATCGCCGCGACGACATCGCCGTGCTCACGGACCACTTCTGGCGGCTCACCATGCTCCGCATGCGGCGCAGCGCACGGCTGGCGCGGACGCTCGTGGCGGCGCTGACCGCCTACGACTGGCCGGGCAACGCGCGTGAGCTCCAGAACGCGGTCGCAGCCATGGCGGCCGCGGGCCCGCCGCGCGGTCTCATCGCCCGCGAGGACGTCGACGGCGTGTGGTGCGAGGGGCCGGCCCATGCGCCCTCCACGCTCCACGCCGCCCGGCGCACCTTCGAGCAGGCCTTCGTCGCCGGGGCCTTCGCGCGCTGCGCGCACCATCCGGGCACGGTCGCGCGGGAGTTGGGGCTCACCCGGCAGGGGCTGGCCAAGCTCACGCGGCGCCTGGGACTCGCCGCCGATGGCCGCCCGCTGGCGGCGGCCGTCCGCCGGGGGCCGTCCATGACCTGA
- the aroC gene encoding chorismate synthase: MLRFLTAGESHGRGLVVIVDGVPAGLALDMDRLTGRLRRRQGGYGRGRRMAIESDAARPLAGVRRGVTTGAPVALEIANRDWVNWQRTMHAEPEPPPDATGASRAAVVRPRPGHADLAGALKYELDDVRDVLERASARETAARVAAGGVAIQVLEAVGARVASHVTAIADVALPAGRLVTFAEAAALADDAPLRCVDPAIEAAMIARIDRAKDDGDTLGGSFEVIVTGVPVGLGSYTQWDRKLDGRLAQAVMSIPAIKGVGIGLGAESAARPGSGVHDEILPPAARGGRPARPTNRAGGLEGGVTNGEDVRVVGHMKPIATLMQPLRSVDLTTMAAAPAAIERSDVCAVPAAAVVAEAMVGFVLADALLERFGADSMALVARHLAATSDALGARLTPAGR; this comes from the coding sequence ATGCTGCGGTTTCTGACTGCCGGCGAGTCCCACGGCCGGGGCCTCGTCGTGATCGTCGACGGCGTGCCGGCGGGGCTCGCGCTCGACATGGATCGGCTGACCGGCCGCCTCCGCCGCCGCCAGGGCGGCTACGGCCGCGGCCGCCGCATGGCCATCGAGTCCGACGCGGCGCGGCCGCTGGCCGGCGTGCGGCGCGGAGTGACGACGGGCGCGCCCGTCGCCCTGGAAATCGCCAACCGCGACTGGGTGAACTGGCAGCGCACCATGCACGCCGAGCCCGAGCCTCCGCCCGACGCCACTGGCGCCTCTCGCGCCGCGGTGGTCCGGCCGCGGCCCGGCCACGCCGACCTGGCCGGCGCGCTGAAGTACGAGCTCGACGACGTCCGGGACGTGCTGGAGCGCGCCAGCGCGCGCGAGACCGCGGCTCGCGTGGCCGCCGGCGGGGTCGCCATCCAGGTGCTCGAGGCCGTCGGCGCGCGGGTGGCCAGTCACGTCACCGCCATCGCCGACGTGGCCCTGCCCGCCGGCCGCCTCGTCACCTTCGCCGAGGCCGCGGCGCTCGCCGACGACGCGCCGCTCCGGTGCGTGGATCCCGCAATCGAGGCCGCGATGATCGCGCGGATCGATCGCGCGAAAGACGACGGCGACACGCTGGGCGGCTCGTTCGAGGTGATCGTCACGGGCGTGCCCGTCGGATTGGGCAGCTACACGCAGTGGGACCGGAAGCTCGACGGCCGCCTCGCGCAGGCGGTCATGTCCATCCCCGCGATCAAGGGCGTCGGCATCGGCCTCGGCGCGGAGAGCGCCGCGCGCCCCGGATCCGGCGTGCACGACGAGATCCTGCCGCCGGCGGCCCGGGGCGGGAGGCCGGCGCGTCCGACCAACCGCGCGGGCGGCCTCGAAGGCGGGGTCACCAACGGCGAGGACGTGCGGGTGGTGGGTCACATGAAGCCGATCGCGACGCTCATGCAGCCGCTGCGATCGGTGGACCTGACCACGATGGCGGCGGCGCCGGCGGCCATCGAGCGCAGCGACGTGTGCGCGGTGCCGGCCGCCGCGGTGGTCGCCGAGGCCATGGTGGGATTCGTCCTCGCCGATGCGCTCCTGGAGCGCTTCGGCGCCGACTCGATGGCGCTCGTGGCGCGCCACCTGGCGGCGACGTCGGACGCGCTGGGCGCGCGGCTCACGCCCGCGGGCCGATGA
- the def gene encoding peptide deformylase, with product MTRPVLRLGAPVLREAAKAVEAVTPEIQALVDDMIASMYAARGIGLAAPQIGVGLRIFVVDVSGGRDPAALKVCINPEWVRRDGMQLEEEGCLSVPGFNATVARPATASVRALGRDGQPHTLEGTGLLARALQHEMDHLDGMLFVDRLRGINRAMILRKIRKLDREGEW from the coding sequence ATGACGCGCCCCGTGCTCCGCCTGGGCGCGCCGGTGCTGCGCGAGGCGGCGAAGGCCGTCGAGGCCGTGACGCCCGAGATCCAGGCCCTCGTGGACGACATGATCGCGTCGATGTACGCCGCCCGCGGCATCGGCCTGGCCGCGCCCCAGATCGGCGTGGGACTGCGGATCTTCGTCGTCGACGTCAGCGGCGGACGGGATCCGGCCGCGCTCAAGGTCTGCATCAACCCGGAGTGGGTGAGGCGGGACGGCATGCAGCTCGAGGAAGAGGGCTGCCTCAGCGTCCCCGGGTTCAACGCCACCGTGGCCCGTCCCGCGACGGCCTCCGTGCGCGCCCTCGGCAGGGACGGCCAGCCGCACACGCTCGAGGGCACCGGACTCCTCGCGCGCGCGCTGCAGCACGAGATGGATCACCTGGACGGGATGCTCTTCGTCGACCGGCTGCGCGGGATCAACCGCGCCATGATCCTGCGCAAGATCCGCAAGCTCGATCGCGAAGGCGAGTGGTGA
- the fmt gene encoding methionyl-tRNA formyltransferase, with product MTAVRVVFFGTPEFAVPTLRALIATPHPVVGVVTQPDRPRGRGQKVTPGPVAALAREAGLPLLQPDTLADPALREALSAVGADLGVVAAYGRILPEWLLALPRAGLINVHASLLPAYRGAAPVHRAVMAGERETGVTIMRVVKALDAGPMLADVRVPIGPDATSDEVERALAEAGAALLVDVVGRLARGPVPETPQDGTAATYAAKITRADSPIDWTWPAARIHDRVRGLHPWPHASATVAGRRMIVHRSQVSGGTTTAAPGTVVASGVEGVDVAAGDGRLVRLVELQAEGGRRLPAAAFLAGHPLPAGSRFDVP from the coding sequence GTGACCGCGGTGCGCGTGGTCTTCTTCGGCACGCCCGAGTTCGCCGTGCCCACGCTGCGGGCGCTCATCGCGACGCCGCACCCCGTCGTCGGCGTCGTCACGCAGCCCGATCGTCCGCGCGGCCGCGGGCAGAAGGTCACCCCGGGGCCGGTCGCCGCGCTCGCCCGGGAGGCCGGCCTTCCGCTGCTGCAGCCGGACACGCTCGCCGATCCCGCCCTTCGCGAGGCGCTGTCGGCCGTCGGGGCGGATCTCGGCGTCGTCGCGGCGTACGGGCGCATCCTGCCGGAATGGCTGCTGGCGCTGCCGCGCGCCGGCCTCATCAACGTCCATGCGTCGCTGCTGCCCGCCTATCGCGGCGCCGCGCCCGTGCACCGCGCGGTCATGGCCGGCGAACGCGAGACCGGGGTGACGATCATGCGCGTCGTGAAGGCCCTCGACGCGGGCCCGATGCTCGCCGACGTTCGCGTGCCGATTGGCCCCGACGCGACGAGCGACGAGGTGGAACGGGCGCTGGCCGAGGCCGGCGCGGCCCTGCTCGTGGACGTGGTCGGGCGCCTCGCGCGGGGACCCGTGCCGGAAACGCCGCAGGACGGGACCGCGGCCACCTACGCCGCCAAGATCACGCGGGCCGACAGCCCCATCGACTGGACGTGGCCGGCGGCGCGGATCCACGACCGCGTGCGCGGGCTGCACCCGTGGCCCCACGCCTCGGCGACGGTCGCGGGCCGGCGGATGATCGTCCACCGGAGCCAGGTGAGCGGGGGCACGACGACGGCGGCGCCGGGCACGGTGGTGGCCTCCGGCGTCGAGGGCGTGGACGTGGCGGCCGGCGACGGCCGTCTCGTGCGGCTGGTCGAGCTGCAGGCCGAGGGGGGCCGGCGCCTCCCCGCCGCGGCGTTCCTCGCCGGCCATCCGTTGCCGGCCGGCAGCCGCTTCGACGTGCCGTGA
- a CDS encoding transcription antitermination factor NusB, with the protein MIAPARRAAMAALLAVELGRADLDTAIDRAREGLADPRDLALLHEIVTGTLRWQGRLDWFLAAGSSVPLARLDPEVLVALRMGAYQLQHLDRTPARAVVDDAVALVKRARKSSAAGFVNAVLRRLARGDWRALPDPAAAADGEAFAAALAVTAAHPRWLVDRWLARESRDVVEAWLTFDNAAAPLVLRVNPLAAGGRDAAGRLSARGVETHPCRWAPLGLVVDGGPSPELSRALEAGEVFLQDEGSQLAALVAPVAAGHRVLDLCAAPGGKTLAYAAAAGPAGRVVACDVRPRRLDLLAGTLRRAGAHRASVVGVGERDPLPFGPVFDVVAVDAPCSGLGTLRRDPDIKWRRRPADLAAYHARQVDLIRRASAAVAPGGTLVYTTCSTEPEENDEVVARFLRDTPAFEQRSAAGGPGGRLLAEFVGADGWLRLHPARHGLEGYCGAVLARRAGGRS; encoded by the coding sequence GTGATCGCGCCGGCCCGACGCGCGGCGATGGCGGCCCTGCTGGCGGTGGAGCTCGGCCGGGCGGACCTGGACACGGCGATCGACCGCGCCCGTGAGGGGCTCGCCGATCCGCGCGACCTCGCGCTCCTCCACGAGATCGTGACGGGCACGCTCCGCTGGCAGGGCCGGCTCGACTGGTTCCTGGCCGCGGGCTCGTCCGTCCCGCTCGCGCGCCTCGACCCCGAAGTCCTGGTGGCGCTGCGCATGGGCGCATACCAGTTGCAGCACCTCGATCGCACGCCGGCGCGGGCCGTCGTGGACGACGCCGTCGCGCTCGTCAAGCGGGCGCGGAAGTCGAGCGCCGCCGGATTCGTGAACGCCGTCCTCCGGCGGCTGGCCCGAGGCGACTGGCGGGCGCTGCCGGACCCCGCCGCCGCCGCGGACGGCGAGGCCTTCGCCGCGGCGCTGGCCGTGACCGCGGCTCACCCGCGCTGGCTCGTGGACCGGTGGCTGGCCCGGGAATCCAGGGACGTGGTCGAGGCGTGGTTGACGTTCGACAACGCCGCGGCGCCGCTGGTCCTGAGGGTGAACCCGCTCGCCGCCGGGGGGCGCGACGCCGCCGGCCGGCTGAGCGCGCGCGGCGTCGAGACGCACCCGTGCCGATGGGCGCCGCTCGGCCTCGTCGTGGACGGAGGGCCGTCGCCCGAGCTGTCGCGGGCCCTGGAGGCCGGCGAGGTGTTCCTGCAGGACGAGGGCTCGCAGCTGGCGGCGCTCGTGGCGCCCGTCGCGGCCGGCCACCGCGTCCTGGACCTGTGCGCGGCCCCGGGCGGCAAGACGCTGGCGTACGCGGCGGCCGCCGGTCCGGCCGGGCGTGTGGTGGCCTGCGACGTCCGGCCCCGCCGCCTCGACCTCCTCGCCGGGACGCTGCGGCGCGCCGGAGCGCACCGTGCGTCGGTCGTGGGCGTGGGCGAGCGGGATCCGCTGCCGTTCGGACCCGTCTTCGACGTCGTGGCCGTGGACGCCCCGTGCAGCGGTCTCGGCACGCTGCGGCGCGATCCCGACATCAAGTGGCGCCGCCGCCCGGCGGACCTCGCGGCCTACCACGCGCGACAGGTCGACCTGATCCGGCGCGCCTCGGCGGCGGTCGCGCCGGGCGGCACCCTGGTCTACACGACGTGTTCCACCGAACCGGAGGAGAACGACGAGGTCGTCGCGCGGTTCCTCCGCGACACGCCAGCGTTCGAACAACGGTCCGCCGCCGGCGGCCCCGGTGGCCGGCTGCTGGCCGAATTCGTCGGCGCCGACGGGTGGCTCCGGCTGCATCCGGCCAGGCACGGGCTGGAGGGCTATTGCGGCGCCGTGCTCGCCCGGCGAGCCGGTGGACGGTCCTGA
- a CDS encoding PASTA domain-containing protein, producing the protein MPLRTRVWTVGRFLVLVGALGATYFGFAAVAVRVAVRARDVVVPDVTGTTVADATARLAPVDLHLTVDPAERPSAEVPAGRVLGQEPRAGMASRRQRSVRVWLSAGPRVAYMPQLVGESERGAVIRLAQEGLDSPSIATIRSADFSVDQVIAQEPPAGRPAASVQLLVSRGADMAAYVMPDLIGLEGEAAASVLRQQGFRVSFVAEQADSGVPTGVVVRQAPAGGYQVQPGAAISLEVAR; encoded by the coding sequence ATGCCTTTGCGGACCCGGGTATGGACGGTGGGGCGTTTTCTGGTGCTCGTGGGAGCGCTGGGCGCCACGTACTTCGGGTTCGCCGCCGTGGCCGTCCGGGTGGCCGTCAGGGCCCGGGACGTCGTCGTGCCGGACGTCACCGGGACCACCGTGGCCGACGCCACGGCTCGCCTGGCCCCGGTGGATCTCCACCTCACCGTCGACCCGGCCGAGCGCCCGAGCGCGGAAGTGCCGGCGGGCCGCGTGCTCGGCCAGGAGCCGAGGGCCGGCATGGCGTCCCGGCGCCAGCGGTCGGTGCGTGTCTGGCTGTCGGCCGGACCGCGCGTGGCCTACATGCCGCAGCTGGTCGGCGAGTCGGAGCGCGGCGCCGTGATCCGGCTGGCGCAGGAAGGCCTCGACAGCCCGTCCATCGCGACGATCCGCTCGGCCGACTTCTCCGTGGACCAGGTGATTGCCCAGGAGCCGCCCGCGGGGCGGCCGGCGGCGTCCGTACAGCTGCTGGTGAGCCGCGGGGCCGACATGGCCGCCTACGTGATGCCCGACCTCATCGGCCTCGAAGGCGAGGCCGCCGCGTCGGTGCTGCGGCAACAGGGGTTCCGCGTCAGCTTCGTCGCCGAGCAGGCCGACAGCGGCGTCCCCACGGGCGTCGTCGTGCGTCAGGCGCCGGCCGGCGGCTACCAGGTGCAGCCGGGCGCGGCCATCTCGCTGGAGGTCGCCCGGTGA
- the rpe gene encoding ribulose-phosphate 3-epimerase, with translation MSLRVAPSILSADFACLARDIAAAEAGGADLLHVDVMDGHFVPNLTIGPPVIRAIRRVASVPLDVHLMVTNPDPYLAACAEAGAAMISVHAEVLPHLHRTLTAIRDLGVQAGVALNPSTPVAVLEDVADQVDFILVMSVNPGFGGQRFIPRALAKVRAASALLAAAGGRGFVEVDGGIDASNVRAVVDAGASVLVAGHAVFGQPDAAAAVRALRAAADGSGHGD, from the coding sequence GTGAGCCTCCGGGTGGCGCCTTCCATCCTGTCGGCCGACTTCGCCTGCCTCGCGCGCGACATCGCGGCCGCCGAGGCCGGCGGCGCCGACCTCCTCCACGTGGACGTGATGGACGGCCACTTCGTGCCGAACCTCACCATCGGCCCCCCGGTCATCCGCGCGATCCGCCGCGTGGCGTCGGTGCCGCTGGACGTGCACCTGATGGTGACGAACCCGGACCCGTACCTGGCGGCCTGCGCGGAGGCCGGAGCCGCGATGATCTCGGTCCACGCCGAGGTGCTGCCGCACCTGCACCGCACGCTGACCGCCATCCGCGACCTCGGCGTGCAGGCCGGCGTCGCGCTGAACCCGTCCACGCCCGTCGCGGTGCTGGAGGACGTGGCGGACCAGGTCGACTTCATCCTCGTCATGTCCGTCAATCCGGGCTTCGGCGGACAGCGGTTCATCCCGCGCGCGCTGGCCAAGGTCCGGGCCGCGTCCGCGCTGCTCGCCGCCGCGGGCGGGCGCGGATTCGTCGAGGTCGACGGCGGCATCGACGCCTCGAACGTCCGGGCGGTCGTGGACGCGGGCGCGTCGGTGCTCGTGGCCGGCCATGCCGTGTTCGGCCAGCCCGACGCGGCCGCCGCCGTGCGGGCTCTTCGCGCCGCCGCCGACGGGAGCGGGCATGGCGACTGA
- a CDS encoding thioesterase family protein, whose amino-acid sequence MATDGPIARRSVSAIRVRYAETDQMGVAYHSNYFVWFEVARTDWLRDQGVTYRALEQEGYFLPVIDARCEYRAAARYDDDLTVTATARLVSPVRVAFDYEISSPSAIVAVGATVHATLDRAGRPVRVPVRIKELFA is encoded by the coding sequence ATGGCGACTGACGGGCCGATCGCGCGGCGGAGCGTCAGCGCGATCCGCGTCCGCTACGCCGAGACCGATCAGATGGGCGTCGCCTACCACTCCAACTACTTCGTGTGGTTCGAGGTGGCCAGGACCGACTGGCTGCGCGACCAGGGCGTCACCTACCGCGCGCTCGAGCAGGAGGGCTACTTCCTGCCCGTCATCGACGCGCGCTGCGAGTACCGGGCGGCCGCGCGCTACGACGACGACCTCACGGTCACGGCGACGGCGCGGCTCGTCTCGCCCGTGCGCGTGGCGTTCGACTACGAGATTTCGAGCCCATCGGCGATCGTCGCCGTGGGCGCCACCGTCCACGCCACGCTCGACCGGGCCGGTCGTCCGGTGCGGGTGCCGGTGCGGATCAAGGAGCTCTTCGCATGA
- a CDS encoding GDP-mannose 4,6-dehydratase, with the protein MKALVTGGAGFIGSHLSELLLDRGAEVVALDCFTDYYAREIKESNLAALRGRAGYRLHETAIKDADLPTLLDGVTHVFHLAAQAGVRKSWGADFRVYTELNIDATQILLEACAGRPIERVVYASSSSVYGDLVAMPMREDALPQPVSPYGVSKLSAEQLCYLYHVNHRVPTVSLRYFTVYGPRQRPDMGFHRFFSAVEAGRPLLQYGDGLQTRDFTFVADAARATADAAVRGVPGRVYNIGGGSRVTLLEVFDLIGKVSGRSVLIDKQPPQKGDMRDTYADTTLAKADLGFAPTVTLEEGLTAMHRWFVSR; encoded by the coding sequence ATGAAGGCACTCGTCACGGGCGGAGCCGGGTTCATCGGCTCGCATCTCAGCGAGCTCCTGCTCGACCGCGGCGCCGAAGTGGTCGCGCTGGACTGCTTCACCGACTACTACGCCCGCGAGATCAAGGAGTCGAACCTGGCCGCGCTGCGTGGGCGCGCGGGATACCGGCTGCACGAGACCGCGATCAAGGACGCCGACCTGCCCACGCTGCTCGACGGCGTCACGCACGTCTTCCACCTGGCGGCGCAGGCCGGCGTGCGCAAGAGCTGGGGCGCCGACTTCCGCGTGTACACGGAGCTCAACATCGACGCCACGCAGATCCTGCTCGAGGCCTGCGCCGGCCGGCCGATCGAGCGCGTCGTCTACGCGTCGAGCTCGTCGGTGTACGGGGACCTGGTGGCCATGCCGATGCGCGAGGACGCGCTGCCGCAGCCGGTGTCGCCCTACGGCGTCTCGAAGCTGTCGGCCGAGCAGCTCTGCTACCTCTACCACGTCAATCACCGTGTGCCGACCGTCTCGCTCCGGTACTTCACGGTGTACGGCCCACGGCAGCGGCCCGACATGGGTTTCCATCGCTTCTTTTCGGCGGTCGAGGCGGGACGCCCGCTGCTGCAGTACGGCGACGGATTGCAGACCCGCGACTTCACGTTCGTGGCCGACGCCGCCCGCGCCACCGCCGATGCGGCCGTCCGTGGAGTGCCCGGGCGCGTCTACAATATCGGTGGCGGGTCTCGCGTGACCCTGCTCGAGGTGTTCGACCTCATCGGCAAGGTGTCCGGACGTTCCGTGCTGATCGACAAGCAGCCGCCCCAGAAGGGCGACATGCGCGACACCTATGCGGACACCACCCTGGCGAAGGCCGATCTCGGCTTCGCGCCGACCGTGACCCTCGAAGAAGGCCTGACGGCGATGCACCGATGGTTCGTGAGCCGATGA
- the bamD gene encoding outer membrane protein assembly factor BamD, producing MVREPMTTRAGWRALTLALACAVAACGGERAALPPGSAQADQFLFERGSEALKEKKWLPAREYFRQIVDNYPQSPYRPDAKLAVGDTYIGEHTTESLMLAVNEFREFQTFYPTNPRADYAQYRLAYAVAEQMLAPERDQTNTKEAIKELQVFLDRYPNSPLMPEAQALMRRAKDRLSEAGYRVGFYYFRAHYYPGAIDRFKEVLKEDPGYTKRDAVYYHLGESLLRQNLPTSKAEALPYFERLLSEFEQSSYLESARRRVEELKGASSEQR from the coding sequence ATGGTTCGTGAGCCGATGACGACCCGCGCGGGATGGCGGGCCTTGACCCTGGCCCTGGCGTGCGCCGTAGCCGCCTGTGGCGGCGAACGCGCCGCGCTGCCGCCGGGCAGCGCACAGGCGGACCAGTTCCTCTTCGAGCGGGGCTCCGAGGCCCTCAAGGAGAAGAAGTGGCTGCCGGCGCGGGAGTACTTCCGCCAGATCGTCGACAACTACCCGCAGAGCCCCTACCGGCCGGACGCGAAGCTCGCCGTCGGTGACACCTACATCGGGGAGCACACCACCGAGAGCCTGATGCTGGCGGTGAACGAGTTCCGCGAGTTCCAGACGTTCTACCCGACCAACCCCCGCGCCGACTACGCCCAGTACCGGCTGGCCTACGCCGTGGCCGAGCAGATGCTGGCACCGGAGCGCGACCAGACCAACACCAAGGAAGCGATCAAGGAACTCCAGGTGTTCCTGGACCGGTATCCGAACAGCCCCCTCATGCCCGAGGCGCAGGCGCTGATGCGCCGGGCCAAGGACCGGTTGAGCGAAGCCGGCTACCGCGTCGGCTTCTATTACTTCCGCGCCCACTACTACCCCGGAGCCATCGATCGTTTCAAGGAAGTGCTCAAGGAGGACCCGGGCTACACGAAGCGCGACGCCGTGTACTACCACCTCGGCGAGTCCCTCCTCCGGCAGAACCTTCCGACCTCCAAGGCCGAGGCCCTGCCCTACTTCGAACGCCTCCTGAGCGAGTTCGAACAAAGTTCGTATCTGGAGTCGGCGCGCCGTCGGGTCGAAGAATTGAAAGGAGCTTCCTCCGAACAAAGGTAG
- the pgsA gene encoding CDP-diacylglycerol--glycerol-3-phosphate 3-phosphatidyltransferase, with translation MNLPNALTVVRIFLVPLLVVVLLTKFEGRAVAGVHVEFVAAAIFGLASLTDWLDGYLARRRQQVTWVGQVLDPIADKLLISATLVSLVQIDLAPAWMVAVIIGRELAVTGLRSVALSRGLVVPASPLGKLKMVAQVVAVLLLLLGWERAPLLLQLGRLMLWAVMATALGSALDYFWRVGRAMNQVATAADDFAAAQARRARHKSGAA, from the coding sequence ATGAACCTGCCGAACGCGCTGACGGTCGTCCGCATCTTCCTGGTGCCGCTGCTCGTCGTGGTGCTGCTCACCAAGTTCGAAGGGCGGGCCGTGGCCGGCGTGCACGTGGAGTTCGTCGCGGCGGCCATCTTCGGGCTGGCCTCGCTCACCGACTGGCTCGACGGCTACCTGGCGCGGCGGCGGCAGCAGGTGACGTGGGTGGGCCAGGTGCTCGACCCGATCGCCGACAAGCTGCTCATCTCGGCCACGCTCGTCTCGCTCGTCCAAATCGACCTCGCGCCCGCGTGGATGGTGGCCGTCATCATCGGCCGGGAGCTGGCCGTCACCGGGCTGCGCAGCGTGGCGCTGTCACGGGGCCTGGTCGTCCCGGCCTCGCCGCTCGGGAAGCTGAAGATGGTCGCGCAGGTGGTGGCCGTGCTGCTGCTCCTCCTCGGCTGGGAGCGGGCGCCGCTCCTGCTGCAGCTGGGCCGCCTGATGCTGTGGGCCGTGATGGCGACGGCGCTCGGCTCGGCGCTGGACTACTTCTGGCGCGTGGGGCGCGCCATGAACCAGGTGGCCACGGCGGCGGACGACTTCGCGGCGGCGCAGGCGCGGCGGGCGCGGCACAAGAGCGGGGCTGCCTGA
- a CDS encoding NDP-sugar synthase yields the protein MKAILLAGGKGTRLRPLTLHTPKPIVPIFDRPFLSYQIGLLTQVPEIDEVILSLNYQPRRLEETFGDGSGVGMRLRYVVESSPLGTGGAIRFAAQGVEDTLVVFNGDVMTSVDVAAVIRMHRERKAKATIVLTPVPNPTAYGLVETDADGNVRQFLEKPAADQITCDTINAGIYVLEPDTFDRIPKDGPYSIERGYFPSLVANGETFVAYVERGYWIDIGTPEKYRDVHRDIFDGRCPLGPAGIASGRPVVSPDARVEDGAVVEGPCFLDAGVVVKAGARVGPYSVLGRSVLVEEGASVQGAIVWPNARISRDAEVGAALVGRSCHVGKNAVVGPQAILGDKTTLSDYTRA from the coding sequence ATGAAGGCGATTCTCCTCGCAGGAGGCAAGGGCACGCGGCTGCGGCCCCTGACGCTCCACACGCCGAAGCCGATCGTGCCCATCTTCGATCGCCCGTTCCTGAGCTATCAGATCGGTCTCCTCACGCAGGTTCCTGAGATCGACGAGGTGATCCTGAGCCTCAACTACCAGCCGCGCCGGCTGGAAGAGACGTTCGGCGACGGCAGCGGCGTGGGCATGCGCCTGCGCTACGTCGTCGAGTCGTCGCCGCTCGGCACCGGCGGCGCCATCCGCTTCGCCGCCCAGGGCGTCGAGGACACGCTGGTCGTCTTCAACGGCGACGTCATGACGTCGGTCGACGTCGCGGCCGTGATCCGGATGCACCGCGAGCGCAAGGCCAAGGCCACGATCGTGCTGACGCCGGTGCCCAATCCCACGGCGTACGGGCTCGTCGAGACCGATGCCGACGGCAACGTCCGGCAGTTCCTCGAGAAGCCGGCCGCCGACCAGATCACGTGCGACACGATCAACGCCGGCATCTACGTCCTGGAGCCGGACACGTTCGACCGCATCCCGAAGGACGGGCCCTACTCCATCGAGCGGGGCTACTTTCCGTCCCTCGTCGCCAATGGCGAGACGTTCGTGGCCTACGTCGAGCGCGGCTACTGGATCGACATCGGGACCCCGGAGAAATACCGCGACGTCCACCGCGATATCTTCGACGGTCGGTGCCCCCTCGGGCCGGCGGGCATCGCCTCCGGAAGGCCCGTCGTGTCACCCGACGCCAGGGTCGAGGACGGCGCCGTCGTGGAAGGTCCGTGTTTCCTCGATGCGGGCGTGGTGGTCAAGGCGGGCGCCAGGGTGGGCCCCTACTCGGTGCTGGGGCGATCCGTGCTCGTCGAAGAAGGGGCGTCCGTCCAGGGCGCCATCGTCTGGCCGAACGCCCGGATCTCGCGCGATGCCGAGGTGGGCGCCGCGCTCGTCGGGCGGAGCTGCCACGTGGGCAAGAACGCTGTCGTCGGACCCCAGGCCATCCTGGGCGACAAGACGACGTTGTCGGATTACACCCGGGCCTGA